Genomic DNA from Bacteroidales bacterium:
ATATTCATTTTGTTTATTTTTAGGAGCATACTTTATAAAATTTAATTTCTATTTAAAATCAATAAATTCTGTTAAAACTGATAAAAAGGAAATAGCTATTACTTTTGATGATGGACCAAACAGAGAAATTACGCCAAAAGTATTAGAGTTGCTTGCTAAACATAATATAAAAGCATCCTTTTTTTGTATAGGAACAAATATTGAAAAGAATAAAGACATAATATTAGAAATTGAAAAACAAGGTCATATTATTGGTAATCATAGTTATTCACATTATTTTTTATTCGATTTATTTTCAACAAAAAAGATGAGTAAAGAACTTAGTAATACTAATAAACAAATCGAAGATATAACAGGAAAAACTCCTGTATTTTTCAGACCTCCATACGGAGTAACAAATCCAAATTTGAATAAAGCTATTAAGAAAAATAATTTAATTTCAATTGGATGGAGTATCAGGTCATTAGATACAGTAAAAAGAAAAGAACAAATTTTAGATAGGGTAAAAAAAAGGCTTAAAAATGGAGATATTATTTTATTTCATGATAATGACATTAAGATAATTGCTGTTTTAGAAAACCTTTTTGAATTTTTAATTAAAAACGGATATAGAATTGTTAATTTGGATGAATTATTAAAAATCAAAGCGTATGCACATCATAATATATAACGACAAACGGCAAACGACAAACGATTTAAACCCAGTGAACGATTACCAAAATCTTAATATTAAAATATAAACATATGAAACATCTGTTAATTATTGTTTTGTTTTTATTATATGGCATTTTGTATGGACAAGATGAAAGTAGCTATGTTAAAGTTACAAACACATCTGAACTTATTAATAAAATAAAAGAAATGTCCGAAGCCACAAAAACCATTGAGAGCGACTTTACACAAGAAAAGCATCTTTCAATGCTTGAGGAAGTTATAATAAGTAAAGGGTATTTTTGTTATAAAAAAGAAAATAATATCAGGTGGGAGTACATTGAACCAATAAAATATTTAATCATAATTCATGATGGCATATTTACTATTAATGATGGAATAAAGATTCAGAAATATGACACCAAATCGAATAAAATATTTAAGGAAATTAATGATATAATTGTTAATTCAGTACAAGGCAATATTTTAAATAATCCTCAATTTGTTATTTCATATTTCGAGAATAATAATTATTTTTTGGCAAAACTAATACCCAATAAAAAGGAAATGTCGAATTTTATTACCTGTATCGAAATTTATTTTGATAAAAATAATTTTTCGGTTTCAAAGATAAAAATGATAGAACCGGCAGATGATTTTACCTGCATTACTTTTACTAATAAGAAATTAAATGAAGAAGTTCCTGATACAAAGTTTTTTGCTAATTAATATTTTATTTCTTTTTAATTTTTGTTCGTTTCGTTATCATACCGGTTTAAAAAAAAATGGTAATAACTATCCTGATGAAAATATTATTTTTAGCAAAGATTTTGAAAAAGTCCTTTTTAAAACAAGCATTGAGGCATACGGGAAATATTTCAGCGGCTTAATGTTTATAAAACAAATGAAGGCTGATAGTAGTTTTCGTGTAGTATTTCTTTCTGAAGTAGGACTAAAAATATTTGATTTTGAATTTGCTTTAAATCATAAATTTGATAAAAATGGCAAATTTAAAATTCATTATTGTTTAGAATATTTGAATAAAAAAGTGCTTATAAATGCTTTGCAAAAGGATATTGAATTAATATTAATGAATAATATAGATGATTATAAATTTAAAAAATATAAAGGAGAAGAATATATTGTTTATAAAGGAAAATATAAAGGAACAAAGAACTATTATTTTATAGAAAATGATAATATTACAAAAATAAAAAGAAGTGGATATTTATTCAAAAAAGTAGAAATTGATTTGAATAATTACAAAAATAGTTTTCCTGAAAAAATAAGTATTAAGCATAAAAACATTAAGCTAAAAATTGAATTA
This window encodes:
- a CDS encoding outer membrane lipoprotein carrier protein LolA, with product MKHLLIIVLFLLYGILYGQDESSYVKVTNTSELINKIKEMSEATKTIESDFTQEKHLSMLEEVIISKGYFCYKKENNIRWEYIEPIKYLIIIHDGIFTINDGIKIQKYDTKSNKIFKEINDIIVNSVQGNILNNPQFVISYFENNNYFLAKLIPNKKEMSNFITCIEIYFDKNNFSVSKIKMIEPADDFTCITFTNKKLNEEVPDTKFFAN
- a CDS encoding polysaccharide deacetylase family protein is translated as MFKYKTINIILISLIIVLIILYIKYDTSLLFIVGVIILYSFCLFLGAYFIKFNFYLKSINSVKTDKKEIAITFDDGPNREITPKVLELLAKHNIKASFFCIGTNIEKNKDIILEIEKQGHIIGNHSYSHYFLFDLFSTKKMSKELSNTNKQIEDITGKTPVFFRPPYGVTNPNLNKAIKKNNLISIGWSIRSLDTVKRKEQILDRVKKRLKNGDIILFHDNDIKIIAVLENLFEFLIKNGYRIVNLDELLKIKAYAHHNI